A stretch of Desulfitobacterium dichloroeliminans LMG P-21439 DNA encodes these proteins:
- a CDS encoding DUF4363 family protein → MRRFLVISIPIVTIVLFALIMQSGNVLKRPLGNEVGVPKTIEMIIQDIKNDNWDSAINHWDSLSKDWDKVVKRVQFSAERNEIEGLSLSIASLKGAIEAQDKSSGLQLLYQAYEHWEDLGE, encoded by the coding sequence ATGAGAAGATTCCTAGTGATTAGTATCCCCATAGTTACCATTGTCCTGTTTGCGCTTATCATGCAAAGCGGCAATGTCTTAAAACGCCCTCTAGGAAATGAAGTTGGTGTACCTAAAACAATTGAGATGATTATTCAAGATATAAAAAATGATAATTGGGATTCCGCCATTAATCATTGGGATAGCCTATCAAAGGACTGGGATAAAGTAGTTAAGCGAGTCCAGTTTAGTGCGGAACGCAATGAAATCGAAGGCTTATCTTTAAGCATTGCGAGCCTAAAGGGAGCCATCGAAGCCCAAGATAAATCCAGTGGACTCCAGTTATTGTATCAGGCTTATGAACATTGGGAAGACTTGGGTGAGTGA
- a CDS encoding DUF438 domain-containing protein: MSELINNREQRQKVLRELILELHNGKTVEEVKERFAKLIEGVSVTEISQMEQALIQEGMPVEEIQSLCDVHAAVFEGSIEEIHAPHNEDAQSGHPIHTFKMENKALESLLKNVITPELDQYSADGNMENQKVLKEAFKELWEIDKHYSRKENLLFPIMEKHDITAPPKVMWGVDDEIRAVIKETRQLLDSESANKEKLVEKAKEVVTRVPEMIFKEENILFPMILEAFSDEEWVSIAEASSEIGYCLIDEPQGVWKPSQDQGLQKDGQQDKKPFHDGLVEFDAGKLLPEEINAIMNTLPLDITFVGSDGTVKYFTQGKERIFARAKTVLGRKVENCHPPASVHVVEKIVEELKSGKKDQEDFWIKMGDKYALIRYYAVRNAEGEYLGIMEVTQDIKPIQGITGEKRLISE, encoded by the coding sequence ATGAGTGAATTGATTAATAATCGTGAACAACGCCAAAAGGTCCTCAGAGAATTAATATTAGAACTGCATAACGGAAAAACTGTTGAAGAAGTTAAGGAGCGATTTGCTAAGCTCATCGAAGGGGTTTCGGTTACGGAGATTTCGCAAATGGAACAAGCCTTGATCCAAGAAGGAATGCCCGTGGAAGAAATTCAAAGTCTATGCGATGTCCATGCAGCAGTCTTTGAAGGATCTATCGAAGAAATTCATGCTCCACATAACGAAGATGCCCAATCCGGCCACCCCATACATACCTTTAAAATGGAAAATAAGGCTCTTGAGTCTCTTTTGAAAAATGTCATAACTCCTGAACTCGATCAATACAGTGCTGATGGTAATATGGAGAATCAGAAGGTTCTTAAGGAAGCCTTTAAGGAGCTCTGGGAGATCGACAAACATTATAGCCGTAAGGAAAATCTGCTCTTCCCCATCATGGAAAAACATGATATTACTGCCCCGCCTAAAGTCATGTGGGGGGTGGATGATGAAATCCGCGCGGTCATTAAAGAAACGCGACAACTTCTTGACAGTGAATCAGCTAATAAAGAGAAGTTGGTAGAAAAAGCCAAGGAAGTTGTAACCCGTGTACCCGAGATGATTTTTAAAGAGGAAAATATTCTTTTCCCCATGATCCTGGAGGCATTTTCTGATGAAGAGTGGGTCTCAATCGCTGAGGCCAGCAGTGAAATCGGATATTGTCTGATTGATGAGCCTCAAGGAGTATGGAAACCAAGTCAAGACCAGGGTCTTCAGAAGGATGGACAACAGGATAAGAAACCGTTTCATGATGGACTTGTCGAATTCGATGCCGGAAAACTGTTACCTGAAGAAATTAACGCCATCATGAATACCTTGCCTTTAGATATAACCTTTGTCGGTAGTGATGGCACAGTAAAATATTTCACCCAGGGAAAAGAGAGGATCTTCGCTCGCGCCAAAACTGTACTGGGACGTAAAGTGGAAAACTGCCATCCGCCGGCCAGTGTTCATGTGGTAGAAAAAATAGTAGAAGAGCTTAAATCCGGTAAGAAAGATCAAGAAGACTTCTGGATTAAGATGGGTGATAAGTATGCCCTGATTCGCTATTATGCGGTTCGGAATGCAGAAGGGGAGTATTTGGGCATCATGGAAGTGACTCAGGATATCAAGCCCATTCAAGGGATCACAGGGGAAAAGAGATTAATATCTGAGTAA
- the zupT gene encoding zinc transporter ZupT — protein MFDERALLALLLSLIAGMATLLGAVIILITKSKSEKILSASLGFAAGVMLSVSFLDLWAQGQASMVQHLGNRLGVILSIVFLLLGILFALGIDYFVPHEHSDSSENDKPHQNLYRVGFVSMLAIMFHNFPEGIATFSAGYEDLAMGVSIAVAISMHNIPEGITVAIPIYYATGKKKEALKYTFLSGMAEPIGALLAFLVLRPFINSFNLGAIFAVVAGIMIYIAIEELIPSSRQYGHPRLALYATFAGIMVMPLSHIF, from the coding sequence ATGTTTGATGAGCGCGCGCTTTTAGCACTCTTATTATCCCTAATTGCAGGGATGGCCACCTTATTAGGAGCAGTAATCATTTTAATCACAAAATCGAAAAGCGAAAAGATTTTGTCGGCTTCCTTAGGATTTGCCGCAGGAGTGATGCTCTCTGTATCTTTTTTGGATTTATGGGCACAGGGTCAAGCGTCGATGGTTCAGCACTTAGGAAATAGACTGGGTGTCATTTTATCTATTGTGTTCTTATTATTAGGAATTCTCTTTGCTTTGGGTATAGATTATTTTGTACCCCATGAACACTCTGACTCCAGTGAAAACGATAAACCTCACCAAAATCTTTACAGAGTTGGCTTTGTTTCGATGCTGGCTATCATGTTTCATAACTTTCCGGAAGGGATTGCGACCTTTAGTGCGGGGTATGAAGATTTGGCTATGGGAGTCTCCATCGCTGTGGCGATCAGTATGCACAATATCCCTGAGGGTATCACAGTAGCCATACCGATTTACTATGCTACTGGAAAAAAGAAAGAAGCGTTAAAATACACCTTTTTATCCGGAATGGCTGAGCCAATCGGCGCATTGCTAGCCTTCTTGGTCCTTCGGCCCTTCATCAATAGTTTTAACCTAGGTGCTATTTTTGCAGTTGTAGCGGGAATTATGATCTATATTGCTATCGAAGAATTGATTCCTTCTTCACGCCAATATGGTCATCCAAGGTTGGCTTTATATGCGACATTTGCTGGAATCATGGTTATGCCCTTAAGTCATATCTTCTAA
- a CDS encoding DUF421 domain-containing protein: MNEGLVVVVRSVIGFFSLLIFARIIGKSQISQLTFFDYVLGITIGSMAATLSTDLSSRAWPHWVALVSWAALGYIMEKITVKWRYASKFLEGEPVIVIMNGKIMENVMKKMKYTVSEIMGLLRNKGIFDVNQVDFAILEPNGQLSVLQKPEHLPVTPKDMKIKVSSSGISTELIYDGIFIEQNLRQLNKDKKWLLKELKKQGIYDVSEVFFATLNPAGSLYVDRYEDRLQTMVDIGDYKGPY, encoded by the coding sequence ATGAATGAAGGTTTAGTTGTTGTTGTACGGTCTGTTATTGGTTTTTTCTCTTTGTTGATCTTTGCCAGAATCATCGGGAAGTCGCAGATCAGTCAATTAACCTTTTTCGATTACGTGCTAGGGATTACGATCGGATCCATGGCTGCCACCTTGTCAACGGATTTATCCAGTAGGGCCTGGCCCCATTGGGTAGCCTTAGTTTCATGGGCTGCCTTAGGATACATCATGGAAAAGATCACTGTAAAATGGCGTTATGCATCAAAGTTCCTTGAAGGGGAACCGGTCATCGTGATTATGAACGGAAAGATTATGGAAAACGTCATGAAAAAAATGAAATACACAGTATCAGAAATAATGGGTCTTCTCCGCAACAAGGGGATCTTCGATGTCAATCAAGTCGACTTTGCCATTTTAGAACCTAATGGTCAGCTTTCTGTACTGCAAAAGCCCGAACACTTGCCCGTAACGCCTAAGGATATGAAGATTAAAGTATCTTCCTCAGGAATTAGTACTGAACTAATCTACGATGGTATCTTTATCGAACAAAATTTAAGACAGCTCAATAAAGATAAGAAATGGCTTTTGAAAGAGCTGAAAAAGCAAGGTATCTACGATGTTTCCGAAGTTTTTTTTGCGACCTTAAACCCTGCAGGTAGTCTTTATGTGGATCGTTATGAGGACCGCTTGCAAACTATGGTGGATATAGGAGACTATAAAGGGCCTTACTAA